Proteins from a single region of Nerophis ophidion isolate RoL-2023_Sa linkage group LG10, RoL_Noph_v1.0, whole genome shotgun sequence:
- the LOC133559942 gene encoding cAMP-regulated phosphoprotein 19-like, producing MDDKVVSTEKAEEAKIKVMHPNLGARPGGSDFLRKRLQKGLKYFDSGDYNMAKAKMKNKHLPSAPTEKAQITGGHIPTPQDLPQRKTSIVTSKLAER from the coding sequence ATGGATGACAAAGTTGTCAGTACAGAGAAAGCAGAAGAAGCCAAGATAAAGGTCATGCATCCCAATCTTGGAGCTAGACCGGGAGGTTCAGATTTTCTGAGAAAACGACTTCAGAAAGGGCTAAAGTATTTTGATTCTGGCGATTACAACATGGCCAAggccaaaatgaagaataaacACTTGCCATCAGCCCCAACAGAGAAGGCTCAGATTACAGGTGGTCACATCCCGACACCTCAGGACCTGCCTCAGAGAAAGACCTCTATTGTGACAAGCAAACTGGCTGAGAGATGA